The following proteins are encoded in a genomic region of Triticum dicoccoides isolate Atlit2015 ecotype Zavitan chromosome 1B, WEW_v2.0, whole genome shotgun sequence:
- the LOC119334285 gene encoding uncharacterized protein LOC119334285, whose product MTPHLPVSSHPAHHLLDALPPSPHHRRLRRRRRFCPPRPRASSSSSLRCRAAAAAAPQPAAAAADEARTRVFVVSDLHTDYPENMEWVRRLAVRAGPPGAGEGFDALVVAGDVAETRDNFARTMEALRARFDAVFYVPGNHDLWLRREGGRYVDSMEKLTALLDACSELGVDTGPRTIGDLGIIPLFSWYHKSFDKEKDVNSVRVPSLEMACKDFHACQWPSDLGSDDEALALYFDKLNDKNNDAIEEVKKKSKQILTFSHFVPRQELCPEKRMLYYPNLPKVIGSDYLERRLRAIHNNAKDGAACHVFGHTHFCWDSVVDGIRYVQAPLAYPRERKRRINGGQGWLPFCVYRDGFNPEIYPAIWSDYYNKNRREPENTQLAPWVAKYFSKYYGPPVFAKQTESG is encoded by the exons ATGACACCGCATCTGCCCGTGTCGTCCCACCCCGCCCACCACCTGCTCGACGCGCTGCCCCCGTCGCcgcaccaccgccgcctccgcagGCGTCGCCGCTTCTGCCCGCCGCGCcccagggcctcctcctcctcctccctccgctgccgcgccgccgccgccgccgcgccgcagccggcggcggcggcggcggacgaggcgAGGACGAGGGTGTTCGTCGTGTCGGACCTGCACACCGACTATCCGGAGAACATGGAGTGGGTGCGCCGGCTCGCGGTGCGGGCGGGGCCGCCGGGGGCCGGGGAGGGGTTCGACGCGCTCGTCGTCGCCGGGGACGTGGCGGAGACGAGGGACAACTTCGCGCGAACCATGGAGGCCCTCAGGGCGCGGTTCGACGCCGTCTTCTACGTGCCCGGCAACCACGACCTCTGGCTGCGCCGCGAGGGTGGCCGCTAC GTGGATTCGATGGAGAAACTGACTGCATTGCTTGATGCGTGTAGTGAGCTGGGTGTGGATACAGGCCCTAGAACGATAGGTGACTTAGGGATCATACCATTGTTTTCATGGTATCACAAG AGCTTTGACAAGGAAAAGGATGTGAACAGTGTGCGTGTTCCTTCGTTAGAGATG GCTTGTAAAGACTTTCATGCTTGCCAATGGCCTTCGGACTTGGGAAGTGATGATGAGGCTCTTGCTCTTTACTTTGACAAGTTGAATGACAAGAACAATGATGCTATTGAAGAAGTAAAAAAGAAGAGCAAACAGATACTTACATTTTCACACTTTGTACCAAG GCAAGAGTTATGTCCAGAGAAGCGAATGCTTTACTATCCAAACCTTCCAAAGGTCATCGGCTCTGATTATTTGGAAAGAAGGCTGAGAGCTATACACAACAACGCTAAAGATGGAGCAGCCTGCCATGTATTCGGGCATACACACTTCTGTTGGGATTCTGTGGTTGACGGTATCAG GTATGTACAGGCGCCTCTGGCATACCCTCGAGAAAGAAAGCGAAGGATAAACGGAGGCCAGGGATGGTTGCCGTTTTGTGTATATCGTGATGGCTTCAACCCTGAAATATACCCAGCTATATGGTCTGACTATTACAACAAGAACAGAAGGGAGCCTGAGAACACTCAGCTTGCGCCGTGGGTTGCCAAATATTTTTCAAAGTACTACGGACCCCCTGTTTTTGCCAAACAAACTGAATCCGGTTGA